In the Catenovulum adriaticum genome, AAGAAATTGGCCGCGCCGGACGTGATGGACAAAGTGCTGATTGTATCACCCTAGCTAATTTAGATAGTTTAACCACGCTTGAAAACTTTGTGTATGGTGATACGCCTGAGCTAGCTGGGCTTGAAATCTTGCTTAAGCAAATAAGTGAACAAAGTGAGCCATCTTATTCAGGTGATTACCGCTGGGAAATGCAACTGCTCGATTTATCCAATCAAACCAATATTCGTCAATTGCCATTAAAAACTATATTAGTACAGCTTGAAATTCAAGGTTTAATCAAACCTTTATATAGTTACTTTGCTGAATTTAAACTTAAATTTTTAGTCGATAAAGCAGAGTTATTGGCACAATTTAACCCGCAGCGCCAAGCTTTTTTGCAACAGGTATTTGACCATACTGAGTTTAAAAAAGTATGGGGCGTAGTCAATTTTGAGTCTTTGCAAAATGCCCTGCCTAATCAAAGAGCCAGAGCCATTGCCGCACTGGAGTATTTAATGCAGCAAGGTTTAATTGAATTGCAAAGCCGCTTAATGACCGAAGTTTATCAAGTTAATTTAGATGCGATTAAACAAGCCAATTTAGCTGAGCAGTTACATTTATATTTCACCGAAAAGCAAGATAAAGAAATAGCCCGTATCGCCACTCTAATTCGCTTTTTTGAATTAGATAAATGCTTAAGCTATAACTTAGCGGCTTATTTTGGAGATCGCAGCGCGCCAGAAAATTGCGGGCACTGCTCTGTCTGCCAAGGCCAGGTAGCCAAATTAGATTATTCAGCAACGCCAAACTGGCCAAGCGATCAAGTTTTACAACAAATATTAACTGAGCTGTCAGCCTATTTAACCAATAAAAATGTGCCGCTCTCGCCAGAAAGCCAGTGCCGATTTTTAACCGGTATTAGCACGCCTTTATTTGCTAAAAATAGAGTCAAAGCGAATGTAGATGGCTTTGGTATATGTGAGAAACTTAGCTATGCGCAAGTTAAAACCAAGGTCGCTCAGTTAACCGCTTAGCTTCTCTGGTGTCTTGCTGCACTTAAAACGTATCTTTTAATAGGCTTAGCATTTCATCAACTGATAATTTGCTGGCTTGTTCATTACCAGATAACAGCTTTTCAGCTAAATCTCTTTTATGTTTATGCAGATCGACTATTTTTTCTTCAATCGTATTTTTGGCAATCAGTCGATAAATAGTCACGGGTTTATCTTGCCCCATACGATGTGCTCTGTCTGACGCTTGCTCTTCCACTGCTGGGTTCCACCAAGGATCCATATGAATCACATAATCAGCGGCCGTTAAATTTAAGCCAAATCCACCTGCTTTTAAGCTAATTAAAAATACCTCACCTTCTCCTAACTGAAAGGCATTGACTCGCTTTTGGCGCTCTTTTTGAGGGGTGCTTCCGTCTAAATATTGATATTGAATACCCTTATATTCTAAGTGTTTTTGAATCAGCTTTAAGTGCCCCACAAACTGGCTAAAAATAAGTGCTTTATGCTTATTTTTTTGAAGCTCGGTTAATAATTCATCCAAGGCGTTTAATTTGGCACTGGGTAAATCTGTCTCTGCAAAAATGAGCGCAGGATGGCAACAGGCCTGACGCAATTTAACCAGCTCTGCCAGCATTTTAATTCTTTGCTCACCTGTATTGCTGGCATTGTTATCATTGCTAATATTATCTATCGCCGTTTGTCTAAGCGCCTCGTAAAAAGCTTGTTCTTTATCGCTCAGCTCTACTTGAATATTAATTTCAGTCCGTGGAGGCAATTCGGTCAACACTTGGTTTTTCATCCGTCTTAAAATAAAAGGTTGGATCAAATGTTTAAGCGCTTTACTGGCTTTATGTGCCGCTAATTTATCTTCTTTAACATTGGCGATGGGCAGTGCAAAACGACGACCAAAGGTTTTTAAATTGCCCAATAAACCCGGATTAACAAACCGGAACAAACTCCATAATTCAGTTAAATCATTT is a window encoding:
- a CDS encoding RecQ family ATP-dependent DNA helicase, which gives rise to MSTDVQNSLQQVFGFSELRPGQNQTISQLLSGFSSLAIFPTGSGKSLCYQLTALHLPNLTLVVSPLLALMKDQLDFLNAKGINAASLDSSLKPDEYQQVIADVKLQKTKILMVSVERFKNERFRQFIESVDISMLVVDEAHCISEWGHNFRPDYLKLPRYRQDLNIPLVLLLTATATNKVKLDMANKFEIDPTHIVQTGFYRQNLNLQIESVSQDNKNQALLNHIKSKVSQNQTGIVYVTLQHSAEQVAAFLQSQQINAQAYHAGMENDKRQQIQLDFMANKVDVIVATIAFGMGVDKSDIRFVIHYDLPKSIENYSQEIGRAGRDGQSADCITLANLDSLTTLENFVYGDTPELAGLEILLKQISEQSEPSYSGDYRWEMQLLDLSNQTNIRQLPLKTILVQLEIQGLIKPLYSYFAEFKLKFLVDKAELLAQFNPQRQAFLQQVFDHTEFKKVWGVVNFESLQNALPNQRARAIAALEYLMQQGLIELQSRLMTEVYQVNLDAIKQANLAEQLHLYFTEKQDKEIARIATLIRFFELDKCLSYNLAAYFGDRSAPENCGHCSVCQGQVAKLDYSATPNWPSDQVLQQILTELSAYLTNKNVPLSPESQCRFLTGISTPLFAKNRVKANVDGFGICEKLSYAQVKTKVAQLTA